The following coding sequences are from one Collimonas arenae window:
- a CDS encoding Fe(3+) ABC transporter substrate-binding protein, whose translation MLLRSIIATAILAAGTTASVAQNQVLNLYSARHYPTDEALYSNFTKATGIKVNRVDGDDAGTIARLKSEGAASPADVILLVDAARLWRAENDGLFQPVKSAVLEQRIPANLRGKDDGKGSQWFGFSTRARVIVYNKQNVQPQDVETYEALADPKNKGKLCTRSGSHPYNVSLFGSLLEHHGEAKTEALLKGYVANQARQPVGGDTDQIKAVASGECGVAISNSYYVARLMKSSKPEDIDVMKKVAVIWPNQNTTGTHVNIAGAGVARHAPHREAAVKFLEYLSSDDAQRYFAEGNNETPAVKGVKTGNPALDALGPFKAEVIDVSAVGRNQQKVQQLLDRAGYK comes from the coding sequence ATGCTTTTGCGCTCCATCATCGCCACCGCCATCCTGGCTGCAGGAACCACAGCCTCTGTCGCACAGAACCAGGTCCTGAACCTGTATTCGGCGCGTCATTATCCAACCGACGAAGCGCTGTACAGCAACTTCACCAAGGCCACCGGCATCAAGGTCAACCGTGTCGATGGCGACGATGCCGGCACCATCGCCCGCCTGAAGAGCGAGGGCGCAGCCAGCCCGGCCGACGTGATCCTGCTGGTCGATGCCGCGCGCCTTTGGCGCGCCGAGAACGACGGCCTGTTCCAGCCGGTTAAATCGGCGGTCCTCGAGCAGCGCATCCCGGCCAACCTGCGCGGCAAGGACGACGGCAAAGGTTCGCAATGGTTTGGCTTTTCGACACGCGCCCGCGTGATCGTCTACAACAAACAGAATGTCCAGCCGCAAGACGTTGAAACCTACGAAGCGCTGGCCGATCCGAAGAACAAGGGCAAGCTGTGCACCCGTTCCGGTTCGCATCCGTACAACGTCTCGCTGTTCGGCTCCTTGCTGGAGCATCATGGCGAAGCCAAGACTGAAGCGCTACTCAAGGGCTATGTCGCCAACCAGGCGCGACAACCGGTCGGCGGCGATACCGACCAGATCAAGGCAGTCGCTTCCGGCGAATGCGGTGTGGCGATTTCGAATTCCTACTATGTGGCGCGCCTGATGAAATCAAGCAAGCCGGAAGATATCGACGTGATGAAAAAAGTCGCGGTGATCTGGCCTAACCAGAACACCACCGGCACCCACGTGAATATCGCCGGCGCCGGCGTCGCCAGGCATGCGCCGCATCGTGAAGCTGCGGTCAAGTTCCTGGAATATCTGTCGAGCGACGATGCCCAGCGCTATTTCGCCGAAGGCAATAATGAAACCCCGGCAGTCAAGGGCGTAAAGACTGGCAATCCGGCGCTGGATGCGCTGGGCCCGTTCAAGGCTGAAGTGATCGATGTCTCGGCGGTTGGCCGCAATCAACAAAAAGTGCAGCAATTGCTGGATCGCGCCGGCTACAAATAA
- a CDS encoding ABC transporter ATP-binding protein, producing the protein MFLTLDQVSVRYPTAAAPAVNAVSLQLAAGQLGVLIGPSGSGKTSLLRAIAGLEQAQSGQIVLDHTLLDGPGTRVAAEQRRIGMVFQDFALFPHLDIAANIGFGLHGMGKQQRMRRVDEMLALVGLEGSQEKYPHQLSGGQQQRVALARALAPEPRLLLLDEPFSSLDVELRERLAHDVRQILTQARITALMVTHDQMEAFAVGDVVGVMQAGQLEQWARPYDLYHRPATRFVADFIGHGVMLAGRLVQSDGRLTVSTALGELQDVSAAALPEIRTDSDAGRQFDVLLRSDDIVHDDASPFKARIVRKSFRGAEFLYTLQLASGQELLALVPSHHDHAIDEWIGIKLDVNHVVTFPL; encoded by the coding sequence ATGTTTCTCACCCTCGATCAAGTCAGTGTCCGTTACCCGACCGCAGCAGCGCCAGCGGTCAACGCCGTGTCGCTGCAACTGGCCGCTGGGCAGTTGGGCGTGCTGATCGGTCCCTCGGGCAGCGGTAAAACCTCCTTGTTGCGTGCGATTGCCGGCCTTGAGCAGGCGCAGAGTGGACAGATTGTGCTCGATCACACATTGCTCGATGGGCCTGGCACCCGGGTCGCTGCCGAGCAACGCCGGATCGGCATGGTGTTCCAGGATTTTGCGTTGTTCCCACATTTGGACATTGCGGCGAATATCGGCTTCGGCTTGCACGGCATGGGCAAGCAGCAACGTATGCGGCGGGTTGATGAGATGCTGGCGCTGGTAGGGCTGGAAGGTTCGCAGGAAAAATATCCGCATCAATTGTCGGGCGGCCAGCAGCAACGGGTGGCGCTGGCGCGGGCCTTGGCGCCGGAGCCGCGGCTGCTGTTGCTGGATGAGCCGTTTTCCAGCCTGGATGTCGAACTGCGCGAACGACTTGCGCATGACGTGCGTCAGATCCTGACGCAGGCGCGCATCACCGCGCTGATGGTGACCCACGATCAAATGGAAGCGTTCGCTGTCGGCGATGTGGTCGGTGTGATGCAGGCCGGGCAGTTGGAGCAATGGGCGAGGCCCTACGATTTGTATCACCGGCCGGCGACGCGGTTTGTCGCTGATTTCATCGGCCATGGCGTCATGTTGGCGGGGCGCTTGGTTCAGAGCGATGGACGGCTGACGGTATCGACCGCGCTGGGTGAACTGCAGGATGTCAGCGCAGCTGCCTTGCCGGAGATCCGGACCGATAGCGACGCCGGTCGGCAATTCGATGTACTGTTGCGTTCGGATGATATCGTGCATGACGATGCGTCGCCGTTCAAGGCGAGGATCGTGCGCAAGTCTTTCCGTGGTGCGGAATTCCTGTACACATTGCAACTGGCGAGCGGGCAGGAGCTGCTGGCTTTGGTGCCGTCTCATCACGATCATGCGATTGACGAATGGATCGGCATCAAGCTGGACGTTAATCACGTGGTGACATTTCCGTTGTAA
- a CDS encoding B12-binding domain-containing radical SAM protein, producing MTILLSTLNARYSHASLGLRYLQANMGELRDATQLHEFVIGAKTTDIVEKLLAHKASTGTTIVGFGVYIWNIEETTKVVAMLKRVAPDIVIVLGGPEVSYESAEQQIVQLADYLVTGWGDVTLPQLCKQILHGPKPLMKVHVGVQPPMADIALPYSLYSDHDIAHRTLYVEASRGCPFKCEFCLSALDKTAWPFALDDFLAEMESLHARGARLFKFVDRTFNLNVKTSLKILQFFLDKLAANPDDPVFAHFELVPDHLPDALKDAITQFPPGALQFEIGIQSFNPEVQALVSRKQNNEKAAENIRWLMQQSHAHLHVDLIAGLPGEDVDSFARGFDKLVALQPHEIQFGILKRLRGTPIIRHTEPFGLIFDPHPPYTILATNLIDFPTMQRLQRFSRYWDLVANSGRFAHTLPILLGETPFANFMAFSDWLYGKTDATHRIALDRLAGLVGQWLRLQGMTEKEVNAVLSTDYAGKPAKQADVQQLVVKQETEGMAAPKRQARHLAH from the coding sequence ATGACCATCCTGCTGTCCACGCTCAACGCACGCTATTCCCATGCTTCCCTCGGGCTGCGTTACCTGCAGGCCAACATGGGCGAGTTGCGCGATGCCACCCAGCTACATGAGTTCGTGATCGGCGCCAAGACTACCGATATCGTCGAGAAGCTGCTGGCGCACAAGGCCAGCACAGGCACGACCATTGTCGGTTTCGGCGTCTACATCTGGAATATCGAGGAAACCACCAAGGTGGTGGCGATGCTGAAGCGGGTCGCTCCCGATATCGTAATCGTGCTGGGTGGACCGGAGGTATCCTACGAATCGGCTGAACAGCAGATTGTCCAGCTGGCCGATTACCTGGTCACCGGCTGGGGCGATGTGACCTTGCCGCAGTTGTGCAAGCAGATCCTGCATGGACCGAAGCCACTGATGAAAGTGCATGTCGGCGTGCAGCCGCCGATGGCCGATATCGCCTTGCCGTACAGCCTGTACAGCGACCACGACATCGCGCATCGCACGCTATATGTGGAAGCCTCGCGCGGCTGTCCGTTCAAATGCGAATTCTGTTTGTCGGCGCTGGACAAGACCGCGTGGCCGTTCGCGCTCGACGACTTCCTGGCCGAGATGGAATCGCTGCATGCACGCGGCGCGCGGCTGTTCAAGTTCGTCGACCGCACCTTCAACCTGAACGTCAAGACCAGCCTGAAGATCCTGCAGTTTTTCCTCGACAAGCTGGCGGCAAATCCGGACGATCCAGTGTTCGCCCACTTCGAGCTGGTGCCGGATCATTTGCCGGACGCGCTGAAGGATGCGATCACGCAATTCCCGCCGGGCGCGCTGCAATTCGAAATCGGCATCCAGAGCTTCAATCCGGAAGTACAGGCGCTGGTCAGCCGCAAGCAAAACAACGAGAAAGCGGCGGAAAACATCCGCTGGCTGATGCAGCAGTCGCACGCGCATTTGCACGTCGACCTGATTGCCGGCTTGCCGGGTGAAGATGTCGACAGTTTCGCCCGCGGCTTCGATAAGCTGGTGGCGCTGCAGCCGCATGAAATCCAGTTCGGCATCCTCAAGCGCCTGCGCGGCACGCCGATCATCCGCCATACCGAACCGTTCGGCCTGATCTTTGATCCGCATCCGCCGTACACCATCCTGGCGACCAACCTGATCGATTTCCCAACCATGCAGCGCCTGCAGCGTTTCTCGCGCTATTGGGATCTGGTTGCCAATTCAGGACGTTTTGCACATACGCTGCCGATCTTGCTGGGTGAGACGCCGTTCGCCAATTTCATGGCGTTCTCCGATTGGCTATACGGCAAGACCGACGCCACCCACCGGATTGCACTGGACCGGCTGGCAGGACTGGTCGGACAATGGCTACGCTTGCAGGGGATGACGGAAAAAGAAGTGAACGCCGTGCTCAGCACGGACTATGCGGGCAAACCTGCCAAGCAGGCAGATGTGCAGCAATTGGTAGTTAAGCAGGAAACCGAGGGCATGGCGGCGCCCAAACGGCAAGCGCGCCATTTAGCTCACTGA
- a CDS encoding DUF3717 domain-containing protein has product MDISLPELEQAINYWRLQRPAVGEECALSPEVNALADVYALMIINRSSSVALASMGSVAQQLIAAWRQHMFDLASARSVS; this is encoded by the coding sequence ATGGATATATCATTGCCCGAACTGGAACAAGCCATCAATTACTGGCGCCTGCAACGGCCTGCGGTAGGGGAAGAGTGCGCGTTGTCGCCCGAAGTCAACGCGCTTGCCGATGTGTATGCGCTGATGATCATCAATCGCAGCAGCAGTGTTGCGCTGGCGTCGATGGGCAGTGTTGCCCAGCAGTTGATTGCCGCGTGGCGCCAGCACATGTTCGATCTCGCCAGCGCCAGATCAGTGAGCTAA
- the rbsD gene encoding D-ribose pyranase: protein MKKSPLLNIALSQLIASLGHGESVVIGDAGLPVPPGVPLIDLALTRGVPGFMATLQTILSEMQVEHHVLADELPLHSPQLAQQIDALGLPDKRTLSHADFKRMTHSAKAVIRTGEFTPYANIILVAGVVF, encoded by the coding sequence ATGAAGAAAAGCCCGTTATTGAATATCGCACTGTCGCAACTGATCGCATCGCTGGGTCATGGCGAGAGCGTCGTGATCGGCGATGCCGGCTTGCCGGTCCCGCCCGGCGTGCCGTTGATCGACCTGGCCCTGACTCGCGGTGTGCCCGGTTTCATGGCGACCCTGCAAACGATCCTGAGCGAAATGCAGGTCGAGCATCATGTGTTGGCCGATGAATTGCCTTTGCACAGTCCGCAACTGGCGCAACAGATTGACGCGCTCGGTCTGCCGGACAAGCGCACCTTGTCGCACGCCGATTTCAAACGCATGACGCATAGCGCCAAAGCGGTGATCCGCACCGGCGAGTTCACGCCCTACGCCAACATCATCCTGGTTGCCGGCGTAGTGTTTTGA
- the rbsK gene encoding ribokinase, which translates to MIVIIGSINMDLVLRVPRMPHPGETLSGGQFRTIPGGKGANQAVACARLSADSVKVAMIACLGDDAFGAELRAALRSDGIDDTHVSTIKGVASGVASILVDAGGQNSIVLAAGANDALSPAHIDAARALIEQSRIVVLQLETPLPTIRHAIKLAHELGKVVVLNPAPAQALPSDLLAQVQYLIPNEIEAAMLAGLPEASLDSDAAIDAAIATLRASGSDKVLVTLGAKGVYAALSSGSVHFAAQPTKAIDTTAAGDTFIGGFVAALAEGRSEADAIAFAQRAAALSVARIGAQTSIPYRHELEA; encoded by the coding sequence ATGATCGTCATCATCGGCAGTATCAACATGGACCTGGTATTACGCGTGCCGCGCATGCCGCATCCCGGCGAAACCTTGTCCGGCGGCCAGTTCCGGACCATTCCGGGCGGCAAGGGCGCCAACCAGGCAGTCGCTTGCGCGCGTCTCAGCGCCGACAGCGTCAAGGTGGCGATGATCGCTTGTCTCGGCGACGACGCCTTTGGCGCCGAGCTGCGCGCTGCGTTGCGCAGCGACGGCATCGACGACACTCATGTCAGCACGATTAAAGGCGTGGCGTCTGGCGTAGCGTCGATCCTGGTCGATGCCGGTGGTCAGAACAGCATTGTGCTGGCGGCAGGCGCCAACGATGCACTGAGCCCGGCGCATATCGATGCTGCACGCGCGCTGATTGAGCAGTCGCGGATCGTAGTGCTGCAACTGGAAACGCCGTTGCCGACCATCCGCCATGCAATCAAACTGGCGCACGAGTTGGGCAAAGTGGTCGTGCTCAATCCCGCTCCGGCACAGGCTCTGCCAAGCGATTTGCTGGCGCAGGTGCAGTATCTGATTCCAAATGAAATTGAAGCGGCGATGCTGGCCGGTTTGCCTGAAGCCAGTCTCGACAGTGATGCGGCGATCGATGCCGCCATCGCGACATTGCGCGCCAGCGGTTCCGACAAGGTGCTGGTGACGCTGGGGGCAAAAGGCGTTTATGCGGCGTTGTCCAGCGGCTCCGTGCATTTTGCTGCACAGCCGACCAAGGCCATCGATACTACCGCCGCCGGTGATACCTTCATCGGCGGTTTTGTGGCGGCGCTGGCCGAAGGGCGCAGCGAAGCCGATGCCATCGCTTTCGCTCAACGCGCTGCCGCGTTGAGCGTGGCGCGCATCGGTGCGCAAACCTCGATTCCTTATCGTCACGAACTGGAAGCTTGA
- a CDS encoding LacI family DNA-binding transcriptional regulator, whose product MATIKDVARKAGVSYTTVSHVLNQTRPVSDDARTRVLAAVEALAYMPSALARSLKSKATGSIGLIIPNNTNPYFSEVARGIEDSCYAAGYSVILCNSDDDPAKQRDYLNMLLTKRCDGLIVATLAQTDGELLRKMKVPTVLLDRAPKELGIDLVAVDNVAGGALAAAHLLELGRRRIACIGGPADIDISRERIAGLRQTLLDGGVALSDDLLVYADFTSAGGYLAARSLLAMKQLPDAIFCCNDLMAIGALRAAAERGMAVPEQLAVVGFDDIDLAQFVHPTLTSVAQNTRKLGQLTAQCLLERIAAPERPLQRQTIAPELHVRDSTVRS is encoded by the coding sequence ATGGCAACCATCAAGGATGTAGCGCGCAAGGCGGGGGTCTCGTACACCACGGTTTCGCACGTCCTCAACCAGACTCGCCCGGTCAGCGACGATGCCCGGACCCGCGTGCTGGCGGCGGTAGAGGCGCTGGCCTACATGCCGAGCGCGCTGGCGCGTTCGCTGAAGAGCAAGGCCACCGGCAGTATCGGCCTGATCATTCCAAACAACACCAACCCGTATTTTTCAGAAGTTGCGCGCGGTATCGAAGATAGCTGCTATGCGGCCGGCTACAGCGTCATTCTGTGCAATTCCGACGATGATCCGGCCAAACAGCGCGATTACCTGAACATGCTGCTGACCAAACGCTGCGACGGCCTGATTGTGGCGACGCTGGCGCAGACCGACGGCGAATTGCTGCGCAAGATGAAAGTGCCGACCGTGCTGCTGGACCGGGCGCCGAAGGAGTTGGGAATTGATCTGGTAGCGGTCGATAATGTCGCTGGCGGCGCGTTGGCGGCGGCGCATTTGCTGGAATTGGGACGGCGCCGGATTGCCTGCATTGGCGGCCCGGCGGATATCGATATTTCGCGTGAACGGATTGCTGGCCTGCGCCAGACATTGCTCGATGGCGGGGTCGCGCTATCAGATGATTTATTGGTGTATGCGGATTTCACCAGTGCCGGCGGTTACCTTGCGGCGCGCAGCTTGCTGGCCATGAAGCAGTTGCCGGATGCGATTTTCTGTTGCAACGACCTGATGGCGATTGGCGCCCTGCGGGCGGCGGCGGAACGCGGCATGGCGGTGCCGGAGCAGCTGGCAGTGGTCGGCTTCGACGATATCGATCTGGCACAATTTGTCCATCCGACGCTGACCAGTGTCGCCCAGAACACGCGCAAGCTGGGGCAACTGACAGCGCAATGCCTGCTGGAGCGGATCGCCGCGCCGGAGCGGCCATTGCAGCGGCAGACGATTGCACCCGAATTACATGTCCGCGACTCGACCGTCAGGTCCTGA
- a CDS encoding ABC transporter permease encodes MTTLSSSSSRSSSLTRSMSGLKNYLGLIGALLAMCVLFSFLSENFLTLATFTTLSNDIPTLVVMAVGMTFVLIIGGIDLSVGSVMALAASVLSMAMVRWGWPLFGAGVLAVLVASLCGMVTGVISVGWRIPSFIVSLGVLEMARGLAYQVTNSRTEYIGSAVDGISSPILLGMSPAFLSAILIVIIGHLVLTKTVLGRHWIGIGTNEEAVRLAGINPRPSKVLVFALMGLLAGVGALFQVSRLEAADPNGGVGMELQVIAAVVIGGTSLMGGRGSVISTFIGVLIISVLEAGLAQVGVSEPMKRIVTGLVIVAAVVLDTYRRRGERTTG; translated from the coding sequence ATGACAACACTTTCCAGTTCTTCTTCCCGTTCTTCTTCTCTCACGCGCAGCATGTCAGGCCTGAAGAACTACTTGGGCCTGATCGGCGCGCTGCTGGCGATGTGCGTGCTGTTTTCCTTCCTGAGCGAAAATTTCCTGACGCTTGCCACGTTTACCACCTTGTCTAACGATATCCCGACGCTGGTGGTGATGGCGGTCGGCATGACCTTCGTGCTGATCATCGGTGGAATCGATCTCTCGGTCGGCTCGGTGATGGCGCTGGCGGCGTCGGTGCTGTCGATGGCGATGGTGCGCTGGGGTTGGCCACTGTTCGGCGCGGGTGTGCTGGCCGTGCTGGTGGCCAGCTTGTGCGGCATGGTGACCGGCGTGATTTCGGTCGGCTGGCGGATTCCTTCGTTCATCGTCTCGCTGGGCGTGCTGGAAATGGCGCGCGGCCTGGCGTACCAGGTGACCAATTCGCGTACCGAATACATCGGTAGCGCGGTCGACGGCATCAGTTCGCCGATCCTGCTCGGCATGTCGCCGGCTTTCTTGTCGGCGATCCTGATCGTCATCATCGGCCACCTGGTATTGACCAAGACCGTGCTGGGGCGTCACTGGATCGGCATTGGCACCAATGAAGAAGCGGTGCGCCTGGCCGGTATCAATCCGCGTCCGAGCAAAGTGCTGGTATTTGCGTTGATGGGTTTGCTGGCCGGCGTCGGCGCGCTGTTCCAGGTGTCACGATTGGAAGCCGCCGATCCGAACGGCGGCGTTGGCATGGAACTGCAGGTGATCGCAGCGGTTGTAATCGGCGGCACCAGCTTGATGGGCGGACGCGGTTCGGTGATCAGTACCTTTATCGGCGTCTTGATCATCTCGGTGCTGGAAGCCGGACTGGCGCAGGTCGGCGTCAGCGAACCGATGAAACGCATCGTTACCGGACTAGTGATTGTGGCGGCAGTGGTGCTGGATACCTATCGTCGCCGTGGTGAACGCACGACAGGTTAA
- a CDS encoding sugar ABC transporter ATP-binding protein — protein MSNEFNAAHESDMRAAAPAVPLLSLTGVGKTYVEPVLSDVSISISAGQILALTGENGAGKSTLSKIVCGLVQATTGSMLLDGQAYQPASRKEAEQLGIRMVMQELNLIPTLSIAENLFLNQLPQRFGWIDKPKLAAAARVQMAAVGLTDIDPWTPVGELGVGHQQMVEIARNLIGSCRLLVLDEPTAMLTNREVELLFAQIARLQSEGVAIIYISHRLEELKRVADRIAVLRDGQLVCDDAIGGYNTEALVQLMVGRAAESELDLGHRNIGAPLLRVRNLGRGAVVAPASFDLRAGEILGIAGLIGSGRTELLRLIFGADRADQGEVFIGDQTKAANISSPKNAIASGIAMITEDRKSQGLLLPQSIGVNATLAKLSSVSKFGVLDQQAEVAVADDYIKRLRIRSRDGTQAAGELSGGNQQKVVIARWLYRDCPIMLFDEPTRGIDIGAKFDIYKLLAELSRQGKGLLIVSSDLRELMLICDRITVMSAGKLVDTFERGQWSQETILAAAFSGYVNGNGGGNGDTATDPASAQAA, from the coding sequence ATGTCCAATGAATTCAACGCGGCGCACGAGTCCGACATGCGCGCCGCAGCACCTGCAGTTCCCTTATTGAGTTTGACCGGAGTCGGCAAGACCTATGTCGAACCGGTCTTGAGCGATGTCTCGATCAGCATCAGTGCCGGACAGATCTTGGCCTTGACCGGTGAAAACGGCGCCGGCAAGAGCACGCTCTCGAAAATCGTCTGCGGCCTGGTGCAGGCAACCACCGGCAGCATGCTGCTCGATGGCCAAGCCTATCAACCGGCGTCGCGCAAGGAAGCCGAGCAGCTTGGCATCCGCATGGTGATGCAGGAACTGAACCTGATCCCGACCCTGAGCATCGCTGAAAACCTGTTCCTGAATCAGTTGCCGCAACGCTTCGGCTGGATCGACAAGCCCAAGCTTGCGGCCGCTGCACGCGTCCAGATGGCGGCGGTGGGGCTGACCGATATCGATCCCTGGACGCCGGTCGGCGAACTTGGCGTTGGCCACCAGCAGATGGTGGAAATTGCGCGCAACCTGATCGGCAGCTGTCGTTTGCTGGTGCTGGACGAACCGACTGCGATGCTGACCAACCGCGAGGTTGAGCTGCTGTTCGCTCAGATTGCGCGGCTGCAGTCGGAAGGCGTGGCGATCATCTATATTTCGCATCGGCTGGAAGAGTTGAAGCGTGTGGCGGACCGCATCGCTGTGCTGCGTGACGGCCAGCTGGTGTGTGACGATGCCATCGGCGGCTATAACACTGAGGCGCTGGTGCAACTGATGGTTGGGCGTGCCGCGGAATCCGAGCTGGATCTGGGGCATCGCAACATCGGCGCGCCATTGCTGCGGGTACGCAATCTCGGACGCGGCGCCGTGGTGGCACCTGCTTCCTTTGATTTGCGCGCCGGCGAAATCCTCGGTATCGCTGGATTGATCGGATCGGGGCGCACGGAATTGTTGCGTCTGATTTTTGGCGCCGACCGTGCCGATCAGGGTGAAGTGTTCATTGGCGATCAAACCAAGGCAGCGAATATTTCGTCGCCGAAAAATGCGATTGCCTCCGGTATCGCCATGATTACCGAAGACCGCAAGAGCCAGGGACTGCTGTTGCCGCAATCGATTGGCGTCAACGCCACGTTAGCCAAGCTGTCGTCGGTCAGCAAATTCGGCGTGCTCGACCAGCAGGCCGAAGTCGCGGTGGCCGACGATTACATCAAGCGCCTGCGGATTCGTTCGCGCGATGGCACACAGGCGGCTGGCGAGCTATCCGGTGGTAACCAGCAGAAGGTGGTGATCGCCCGCTGGCTGTATCGCGATTGTCCGATCATGCTGTTCGACGAGCCGACCCGCGGCATCGACATCGGCGCCAAGTTCGATATCTACAAGCTGCTGGCCGAGCTATCGCGGCAAGGCAAGGGCCTGCTGATCGTTTCCAGCGACCTGCGTGAGCTGATGCTGATCTGCGATCGCATCACGGTGATGAGCGCGGGCAAGCTGGTCGACACTTTCGAACGCGGCCAATGGAGCCAGGAAACGATCCTGGCGGCGGCGTTCAGCGGTTACGTCAATGGAAACGGTGGTGGCAACGGCGATACAGCAACAGATCCGGCAAGCGCGCAGGCTGCCTGA
- a CDS encoding sugar ABC transporter substrate-binding protein, whose amino-acid sequence MNTRIRLKLIAATVLVCALPSLPALAQTAPKPKVALVMKSLANEFFLTMENGAKAHQKAHAAQYDLIANGIKDEQDTSNQIKIVEQMIVSKVNGLVIAPADSKALVPVIKKAIDAGIIVVNIDNKLDEAALKEKGIVVPFVGPDNRKGAKLVGDYLAKQIKSGDKVAIIEGVSTTINAQQRTLGFQDAMKTAGANVVSVQSGQWEIDPGNKVAAAMLNAHPDIKALLAGNDNMALGAVAAVKAAGKTGKVLVVGYDNINAIKPMLQDGRVLATADQFASQQAVFGIETVLKAIADKKPQNSLGGTVETKVELVTKDTK is encoded by the coding sequence ATGAATACCCGTATCCGCCTCAAGCTGATTGCCGCCACCGTTCTCGTCTGCGCATTGCCTTCGTTGCCGGCGTTGGCCCAGACTGCACCGAAACCGAAGGTTGCTCTGGTCATGAAGTCGCTCGCCAATGAATTCTTCCTGACCATGGAAAACGGCGCCAAGGCGCACCAGAAGGCGCACGCCGCCCAGTACGACTTGATCGCCAATGGCATCAAGGACGAGCAGGACACATCGAACCAGATCAAGATCGTCGAACAGATGATCGTTTCCAAGGTCAACGGCCTGGTGATCGCGCCCGCCGATTCGAAGGCGCTGGTGCCGGTCATCAAGAAGGCGATCGACGCTGGCATCATCGTGGTCAATATCGACAACAAGCTGGATGAAGCCGCGCTCAAGGAAAAGGGCATCGTAGTGCCGTTCGTTGGCCCGGATAATCGCAAGGGCGCGAAGCTGGTCGGCGACTACCTGGCCAAGCAGATCAAGAGCGGCGACAAGGTTGCCATCATCGAAGGCGTTTCCACCACCATCAATGCGCAGCAACGCACGCTGGGCTTCCAGGATGCAATGAAGACAGCAGGCGCCAATGTGGTGTCAGTGCAATCCGGTCAATGGGAAATCGATCCTGGCAACAAGGTTGCTGCAGCGATGTTGAATGCGCATCCTGACATCAAGGCATTGTTGGCCGGTAACGACAACATGGCTCTTGGTGCAGTGGCAGCGGTCAAGGCAGCAGGCAAGACCGGCAAGGTGCTGGTGGTAGGCTATGACAACATCAACGCCATCAAGCCAATGCTGCAAGATGGCCGTGTGTTGGCGACTGCTGACCAGTTCGCTTCGCAGCAAGCGGTATTCGGCATCGAAACGGTATTGAAGGCAATCGCTGACAAGAAGCCGCAGAACAGCCTGGGCGGCACGGTTGAAACCAAGGTTGAACTGGTGACCAAAGACACCAAGTAA